One genomic segment of Vulpes vulpes isolate BD-2025 chromosome 2, VulVul3, whole genome shotgun sequence includes these proteins:
- the LOC140596444 gene encoding ral guanine nucleotide dissociation stimulator-like, translating into MPRQLLQLTEADAESEDLAQELVPSSRVPGRELQSVPPPAFVGTDTPSQSTKTEPPPAPEATCPWATPEHPRHGEQPGLMAFPPKLVAEQLTSIDADLFKKVQPQQCLGSIWSKRNEPGYEHRTCTVSATVTQFNNVANCVITTCLGNAHMTARARAVVLEHWIKVAKACRALRNYSSLHAILSALQSVSVHRLKNTWAKVSRKKIRTFEKLCSQDNAQSRNLLLKDRPAKLGALGISVQRAWKRRQQQQGVVPFLGTFLTDLFMLDTAMEEYLEGNEVNHRKKNKEYRVLTEILLLQVAADRYHIEPEQPFRAWFQAGTWLSEDESYTLSCQLEPRACPQTGGAARSHPQA; encoded by the exons ATGCCACGGCAACTTCTGCAGCTCACGGAGGCAGATGCAGAGTCAGAGG ACCTGGCACAAGAGCTGGTGCCTTCCTCCCGTGTACCGGGTCGTGAGCTGCAGTCAGTTCCACCACCAGCCTTCGTGGGGACTGACACTCCTTCCCAAAGCACAAAGACGgagccacctccagccccagaggccacctgcccctgggcaACCCCCGAGCACCCGCGGCATGGGGAGCAGCCCGGGCTCATGGCCTTCCCTCCCAAGCTGGTGGCAGAGCAGTTGACCTCCATAGACGCG GATCTGTTCAAGAAGGTGCAGCCCCAACAGTGCCTGGGCTCCATCTGGTCCAAGAGAAATGAGCCTGGCTATGAGCACCGGACATGCACAGTCAGTGCCACCGTGACCCAGTTCAACAACGTGGCCAACTGCGTGATCACCACCTGCCTTGGCAACGCACACATGACGGCCCGGGCCAGGGCGGTGGTGCTGGAGCACTGGATCAAGGTGGCCAAG gcctgccGAGCCTTACGGAACTACTCCTCCCTGCACGCCATCCTCTCGGCTCTGCAGAGTGTCTCCGTTCACCGCCTGAAGAACACATGGGCCAAAGTTTCCAG GAAGAAGATTCGAACATTTGAAAAACTGTGCTCCCAGGACAATGCCCAgagcaggaacctgcttctcaag GACCGGCCAGCTAAGCTTGGAGCCCTGGGGATCAGCGTGCAGAGAGCATGGAagaggcggcagcagcagcag GGTGTCGTCCCCTTCCTGGGCACCTTCCTCACCGACCTGTTCATGTTGGATACTGCCATGGAGGAGTACCTGGAG GGCAATGAGGTCAACCACCGGAAGAAGAACAAG GAGTACCGAGTCCTCACCGAGATCCTGCTGCTCCAGGTGGCCGCGGATCGGTACCACATAGAGCCCGAGCAGCCGTTCCGGGCCTGGTTCCAGGCTGGGACGTGGCTCAGCGAGGATGAGAG CTACACCCTGTCCTGCCAGCTGGAGCCCCGAGCCTGCCCCCAGACAGGAGGAGCCGCCCGCAGTCACCCTCAGGCCTGA